A stretch of the Longimicrobium sp. genome encodes the following:
- a CDS encoding cysteine synthase family protein has product MIHASFVDAIALPRVVWLRPNLIGLAFPLMKLLPARFIVRKALEEGELRPGGLIAETTSGTFGLALAMVARLGGHPLTLVSDPAIDAPLKRRLEDLGATVHIVREPGPTGGFQQARLAILEQVLAENPGSFCPRQYSNPHNPGSYAPCAEQLAHAAGAVDCLIGTVGSGGSVCGISSHLRRISPDLEVIGVDAHGSVLFGQSDAGSGRLLRGLGNSLMPPNVDHTAFDLVHWVGAAEAFLATRRLHSDHALYVGPTSGAAYLVADAWARENPDRLGAVIFPDEGHRYQDTVYDNAWLEAQGARLDVLPREPVEWEHPHDGNEPWAFFRWGRRSYDAVMARPGAGPRLVPA; this is encoded by the coding sequence GTGATCCACGCCAGCTTCGTGGACGCCATCGCGCTCCCCCGCGTCGTCTGGCTGCGCCCCAACCTGATCGGGCTGGCCTTTCCGCTGATGAAGCTGCTGCCGGCGCGCTTCATCGTCCGCAAGGCGCTGGAGGAGGGCGAGCTGCGGCCGGGCGGCCTGATCGCCGAGACCACTTCCGGCACCTTCGGGCTGGCGCTGGCGATGGTGGCGCGGCTCGGCGGCCACCCCCTGACGCTGGTGAGCGACCCGGCCATCGACGCCCCGCTCAAGCGGCGGCTGGAAGACCTGGGCGCCACGGTGCACATCGTCCGCGAGCCCGGGCCCACGGGCGGCTTCCAGCAGGCGCGGCTCGCCATCCTGGAACAGGTGCTGGCCGAGAACCCGGGAAGCTTCTGTCCCCGCCAGTACAGCAACCCGCACAACCCGGGGAGCTACGCCCCCTGCGCCGAGCAGCTGGCCCACGCGGCCGGGGCGGTCGACTGCCTGATCGGCACCGTGGGGTCGGGCGGAAGCGTGTGCGGGATCTCGTCACACCTGCGGCGGATCTCTCCCGACCTCGAGGTGATCGGCGTCGACGCGCACGGCAGCGTGCTCTTCGGCCAGTCCGACGCCGGGAGCGGCCGGCTGCTGCGCGGCCTGGGCAACTCGCTGATGCCCCCCAACGTGGACCACACGGCGTTCGACCTGGTGCACTGGGTGGGCGCGGCCGAGGCCTTCCTGGCCACCCGCCGGCTGCACAGCGACCACGCGCTGTACGTGGGCCCCACCAGCGGGGCGGCGTACCTGGTGGCCGACGCGTGGGCGCGCGAGAACCCCGACCGGCTGGGCGCGGTGATCTTTCCCGACGAGGGTCACCGCTACCAGGACACCGTCTACGACAACGCCTGGCTGGAGGCGCAGGGCGCGCGCCTCGACGTCCTTCCGCGCGAGCCGGTGGAGTGGGAGCATCCCCACGACGGCAACGAGCCGTGGGCGTTCTTCCGCTGGGGGCGCCGCTCGTACGACGCGGTGATGGCGCGGCCCGGCGCCGGGCCCAGGCTGGTGCCGGCGTGA